From Centropristis striata isolate RG_2023a ecotype Rhode Island chromosome 16, C.striata_1.0, whole genome shotgun sequence, a single genomic window includes:
- the LOC131987819 gene encoding scavenger receptor cysteine-rich type 1 protein M130-like: MDHILALLLLLLNSGLQAEGNDYSAEPVRLVGGHSRCAGTLELKHEGEWRPLCDRDSFSHSTLKEAAVVCKELECGSAVSITRREESSERFVWSVNDDCLHSNYLRECVRSYSSPEILNLVCLDSVRLVNGTSLCSGRLEVKSDQSNQSWSSVCEADFDQQDAEVVCRELGCGAPSVLQGALYGEVEAPMWTKEFQCRGNESALVDCRSSVSDRNTCSPGRAVGLTCSEPVRLVGGESRCAGLLELKHEGEWRQVGDPYDEEWTLKAAAAACRELDCGSAVSVRIEETSYRSMWRILSDCVQSGSLRDCTKSDYSSIIYNLTCLDSVRLVNGNSLCSGRLEVKSDQSNQSWSSVCEADFDQQDAEVVCRELGCGAPSVLQGVLYGEVEAPMWTKEFQCGGNESALLDCRSSGSDRNTCSPGRAVGLTCSEPLRLVGGDSRCAGTLEVKYKGEWTPVGDTYSEGWTLKETAAVCRELDCGSPVSVRVRKESLDRFVWSFKFDCVQSGSLRECVTSGSSYSLDITCSDSVRLVGGISLCSGRLEVKSGQSNQSWSSVCEADFDQQDAEVVCRELGCGAPSVLQGVLYGEVEAPMWTKEFQCRGDESALLDCRSSVSDRNTSSPGRAVGLTCTEPASIRLVGGDSRCAGTLEVKQGEWRPVRDTHWSLKTAVAVCRELDCGSALSVELKTHRHIPMWSSSPDCVHFGSVFRECVKSDYSHTSLDITCSDSVRLVNGTSLCSGRLEVKSDQSNQSWSSVCEADFDQQDAEVVCRELGCGAPSVLQGALYGEVEAPMWTKEFQCGGDESALLDCRRSGSDRNTCSAGRTVGLTCSEPASIRLKGGDSHCAGTLELNLNGVLRQVEPFDWNLKKAAVICRELKCGSVVSLEKKKSYHRSVWRIRPDCVQSGSALRECTTPYISYFLLNLTCSDLLV; encoded by the exons ATGGATCACATATTGGcactgttgctgttgctgctgaaCTCAG GACTCCAGGCTGAAGGAAATGACTACTCAGCAG agcctgtcaggttggtgggaggacaCAGTCGttgtgcaggaacactggagctgaaacatgaaggagaatggagaccaCTGTGTGATCGTGATAGTTTCTCCCACTCGACCCTCAAGGAAGCAGCTGTTGTCTGCAAAGAGTTGGAGTGTGGCTCTGCTGTTTCTATAACAAGGAGAGAGGAGTCCTCAGAGAGATTTGTGTGGTCAGTCAATGATGACTGTCTTCACTCTAATTATCTGAGAGAGTGTGTTAGATCATATTCCTCTCCCGAAATCCTGAATCTCGTCTGCTTAG actctgtcaggctggtgaatgggaccagtctgtgctcaggGCGACTGGAGgtgaagtctgaccagtctaaccagagctggtcctcagtgtgtgaagctgactttgaccagcaggatgcagaggtggtctgcagggagcttggctgtggggctccttcagtcctccagggggcgctctatggagaagtggaggctccaatgtggaccaaagagttccagtgtaGAGGAAATGAGTCTGCTCTCGtggactgtagaagctcagtctcagatagaaacacctgctcacctggcagagctgtgggactcacctgctcag agcctgtcaggttggtgggaggagaaAGTCGCTGTGCAGGATtactggagctgaaacatgaagGAGAGTGGAGACAAGTGGGTGATCCTTACGATGAAGAATGGACCCTGAAGGCAGCAGCTGCGGCCTGCAGAGAGCTggactgtggttctgctgtttctgtaagAATAGAGGAGACCTCATACAGATCTATGTGGAGGATTTTGTCTGACTGTGTTCAGTCTGGATCTCTGAGAGACTGTACAAAATCAGATTACTCCTCCATCATCTATAATCTAACTTGCTTAG ATtctgtcaggctggtgaatgggaacagtctgtgctcaggcagactggaggtGAAGTCTGACCAAtctaaccagagctggtcctcagtgtgtgaagctgactttgaccagcaggatgcagaggtggtctgcagggagcttggctgtggggctccttcagtcctccagggggtGCTCTATGGAGAAGTGGAGgctccaatgtggaccaaagagttccagtgtggaggaaatgagtctgctctcctggactgtagaagctcaggctcagatagaaacacctgctcacctggcagagctgttggactcacctgctcag agcctctcaggttggtgggaggagacagtcgctgtgcaggaacactggaggtGAAATACAAAGGAGAGTGGACACCAGTAGGTGATACTTACTCTGAAGGCTGGACTCTGAAGGAAACAGCTGCTGTCTGCAGAGAGCTGGACTGTGGTTCTCCTGTTTCTGTAAGAGTTAGAAAGGAGTCCCTAGACAGATTTGTGTGGAGTTTCAAGTTTGACTGTGTTCAGTCTGGATCTCTGAGAGAGTGTGTAACATCAGGCTCTTCATACAGTCTGGATATCACCTGCTCTG actctgtcaggctggtggGTGGGAtcagtctgtgctcaggcagactggaggtGAAGTCTGGccagtctaaccagagctggtcctcagtgtgtgaggctgactttgaccagcaggatgcagaggtggtctgcagggaacttggctgtggggctccttcagtcctccagggggtGCTCTATGGAGAAGTGGAGgctccaatgtggaccaaagagttccagtgtaGAGGAGatgagtctgctctcctggactgtagaagctcagtctcagatagaaacaccagctcacctggcagagctgtgGGGCTCACCTGCacag AGCCTGCCAGTatcaggttggtgggaggagacagtcgctgtgcaggaacactggaggtGAAACAGggagaatggagaccagtgAGAGACACTCACTGGTCACTGAAGACAGCAGTTGCTGTCTGCAGAGAGCTGGACTGTGGTTCTGCTCTTTCTGTAGAACTGAAAACTCACCGACACATACCTATGTGGTCCAGCAGCCCTGACTGTGTTCATTTTGGATCTGTCTTTCGGGAATGTGTAAAGTCAGATTACTCTCACACCAGTCTGGATATCACCTGCTCTG actctgtcaggctggtgaatggaacgagtctgtgctcaggcagactggaggtgaagtctgaccagtctaaccagagctggtcctcagtgtgtgaagctgactttgaccagcaggatgcagaggtggtctgcagggagcttggctgtggagctccttcagtcctccagggggcgctctatggagaagtggaggctccaatgtggaccaaagagttccagtgtggaggagatgagtctgctctcctggactgtagaagatcaggctcagatagaaacacctgctcagCTGGCAGAACTGTTGGTCTtacctgctcag AGCCTGCCAGTATCAGGTTGAAGGGAGGAGACAGTcactgtgcaggaacactggagctgaacCTTAATGGAGTCTTGAGACAAGTGGAACCCTTTGACTGGAACCTGAAGAAAGCAGCTGTTATATGTCGAGAGCTGAAATGTGGTTCGGTTGTTTCTCtagaaaagaaaaagtcctACCACAGATCTGTGTGGAGGATCAGGCCAGACTGTGTTCAGTCTGGATCTGCACTGAGAGAGTGTACAACACCATATATATCTTACTTCTTGCTGAatctcacctgctcag ACCTGCTGGTTTAG
- the LOC131987826 gene encoding scavenger receptor cysteine-rich type 1 protein M130-like, giving the protein MDHILALLLLLLSSGLQAEGNDNPAESVRLVGGASRCAGTLEVKHEGEWRSVGDVFSYWTLKDAAVACRELECGSAVSVTRREESSDRSVWWVRSDCLQSKSLRECVNSDSSSVILNLVCLDSVRLVNGTSLCSGRLEVKSDQSNQSWSSVCEADFDQQDAEVVCRELGCGAPLVLQGALYGEVESPMWTKEFQCGGDESALLDCRSSGSARKTCSPGRAVGLTCSEPSRLVGGDSRCAGTLEVKQGEWRTVGDSDWTLKEAAAVCRELDCGSTLSVGLKWESSDRPVWSISPDCVHSGSVMRECVTAYSSPSSLGVTCSDSVRLVNGTSLCSGRLEVKSGQSNQSWSSVCETDFDQQDAEVVCKQIGCGAPLVLQGALYGEVEAPMWTKEFQCRGDESALLDCRSSGSDRNTCSPGRAVGLTCSEPVRLVGGDSRCAGTLELNLNGDLRPVRPSDWNLKKAAVICRELNCGAAVSFGEKESSFKPAWWVRSDCVQSGSALRECAAPNFSSSLLNLTCSDLLV; this is encoded by the exons ATGGATCACATATTGGcgctgttgctgttgctgctaaGCTCAG GACTCCAGGCTGAAGGAAATGACAACCCAGCAG agtctgtcaggttggtgggaggagccagtcgctgtgcaggaacactggaggtAAAACATGAAGGAGAATGGAGATCAGTGGGTGATGTTTTCTCCTACTGGACCCTGAAGGATGCAGCTGTTGCCTGCAGAGAGTTGGAGTGtggctctgctgtttctgtaacAAGGAGAGAGGAGTCCTCAGATAGATCTGTGTGGTGGGTCAGGTCAGACTGTCTTCAGTCTAAATCTCTGAGAGAGTGTGTCAACTCTGATTCCTCTTCCGTCATCCTGAATCTCGTCTGCTTAG actctgtcaggctggtgaatgggaccagtctgtgctcaggcagactggaggtgaagtctgaccagtctaaccagagctggtcctcagtgtgtgaagctgactttgaccagcaggatgcagaggtggtctgcagggagcttggaTGTGGGGCTCCTTTggtcctccagggggcgctctatggagaagTGGAGTctccaatgtggaccaaagagttccagtgtggaggagatgagtctgctctcctggactgtagaagctcaggctcagCTAGAAAGACatgctcacctggcagagctgttggactcacctgctcag AGCCTTCCAGATTGGTGGGTGGggacagtcgctgtgcaggaacactggaggtGAAACAGGGAGAATGGAGAACAGTGGGTGACTCTGACTGGACCCTGAAGGAAGCAGCTGCTGTCTGCAGAGAGCTGGACTGTGGTTCTACTCTCTCTGTAGGACTGAAATGGGAGTCCTCAGACAGACCTGTGTGGTCCATCAGCCCTGACTGTGTTCATTCTGGATCTGTTATGCGGGAGTGTGTAACAGCATATTCCTCTCCCTCATCTCTGGGTGTCACCTGCTCTG ACTCCGTCAGACTGGTAAAtgggaccagtctgtgctcaggcagactggaggtGAAGTCTGGCCAGTCcaaccagagctggtcctcagtgtgtgaaactgactttgaccagcaggatgcagaggtggtctgtAAGCAAATTGGGTGTGGGGCTCCTTTggtcctccagggggcgctctatggagaagtggaggctccaatgtggaccaaagagttccagtgtaGAGGAGatgagtctgctctcctggactgtagaagctcaggctcagatagaaacacctgctcacctggcagagctgttggactcacctgctcag agcctgtcaggttggtgggaggagacagtcgctgtgcaggaacactggagctgaacCTTAATGGAGACTTGAGACCAGTGAGACCCTCTGACTGGAACCTGAAGAAAGCAGCTGTTATATGTCGAGAGCTGAACTGTGGCGCTGCTGTTTCTTTTGGAGAGAAAGAGTCCTCGTTCAAACCTGCATGGTGGGTCAGGTCTGACTGTGTTcagtctggatctgctctgagaGAGTGTGCAGCGCCAAATTTCTCTTCGTCCTTGCTGAatctcacctgctcag ACCTGCTGGTTTAG